A segment of the Bacteriovorax sp. PP10 genome:
CTGTTATTAATAATTGGATGATTAGCAGGCATTACAGTTGGTAAACCAGTTTTTTGTAGTAGTTCCCGCGCTCTTCGTAGTCACGGAAAAAGTCAGAAGCTGGGTTCCCTGGAGAAAGAAGAATAACATCTCCCGTTCTCGATTTTTGGTAAGCAAATAAAACTGACTCTTCAAACGATCCAACGATGTAAGTCTGGTTGTGATCTCCAAGAGCTCTGTTTAACCTTTCTTTACACTCTCCAACTAAAACAAGAACTCTTGCGTTTGCAATCATCTCTTTAGCGAATGGGTCGAAGTTCAGGTCTTCATTGTCTTTACCACCAGCAATTAAAATTACTGGTTCTTTGAATGATTTTAAACTTTGTAGCATTTCTGGCATCGTTTCAGCTTTTGAATCGTTGTAGAAACACACACCGTTTTTCTCCATGATGAATTCCATACGATTAGGAATCCCTGGGAATTTTTCGATACATGTCTGGATAGCAGCATCACTAACGTCTAGTGCTTTACATGCAGTCACAGCGGCCATTAAGTTTTCACGGTTAACTTGCCCAACGATTCTCATTTTAGAAACTTTGAATTCTGAGTGGAAGTTAATGTTTGAGTGAATTCTTCTATCGTGGAAATGCGTTCCTTGAATTTCATTCATCACTCCAAGAGTTACGAATGATCTTCTTGAGTACCAGAATACCTGGCAGTTCGCGTTTCTAATTTGGTTATTGTTAGCAAGTGTATCGTAGTTAGCGATCAGCATATCATCCGGAGATAATTTCTTTGTAATTGAAAGTTTAGTTTCAATGTATTCACTAACTGAAGCGAAGTTTGCTTTAGAGAAGTTCTCACCGATGTTAGGGATAACAACCATTTTAGGATGGAAGTCTTGAAGAGATTTCATTTGAATTGCTGATACTTCAACAACTACGTAATCAATCTCTGCCATATTTGGAAGAAGGCAGTATTCGATGAATGGCATCTCACTTGTTCCACCAACGAAAACATTTTTTCCGTCAACTTTAAGAGTGTATCCAATCATTGCTGCAATTGTTGTACGACCGAAAGATCCACAAACTGCGACTACTGGTTTTTTACAAAGTTTGTAAGCAAGAGCGAAGTCAGAGTAAACTTCTTTACCTGCTTTACGTGCTAATTCTAACTGAGGAAGAAGTGGATTTACTGCTGCTGAGTAAACGATAACGTCTGCATCCAGGAAGTCTTCGTCTTTGTGTTCGCCGAAAGTCATCTCTAATGCTGGTTCAATCTTTTTAATCTTTTTTACAGACTTATTTAAATCGAAGATGGGCTTAATATCAGTGACACGAATTTCACACTCAAGCTTCGTGAAGAAGTTAATTAGCGAGAAACCAGTTTTACCAATACCAACGATAAGAACTTTCTTACCTTTAAATCTTTCCATTTCCATTCACAATACTCCGTCGTTTTGTAACGACGTTATCTTGTTTTTAACGTCGTTAGTGCAAGGATGGCCAAGCACACACTGATGATCCAGAAACGAACAGTGACTTTCGTTTCAGGCCAGCCTAGTTTTTCAAAGTGATGGTGGATAGGTGCCATTTTAAAAACGCGTACTCCGCGAGTTTTGAATGAAGCCACTTGGATGATTACTGATAATGCTTCAATCACGAAAATCCCGCCGATAACGACAAAAAGAAATTCAGACTTAGCAAGCACGGCAATCGTACCCAATGTTCCCCCTAAAGAAAGGGATCCAACATCGCCCATAAAAATTTGAGCTGGATACGAGTTATACCACAAAAAGCCAATTCCTGCACCTATAATAGCCGCAGTTAAGACAGTCAACTCTCCCATACCTTCGAAGTATGGCAGGTAAAGATATTGAGAAAATTCTTTGTGACCAGTGATGTAAGTGATCAAACCCATCGTTGCTGCACTCACCATGATCGGGCCGATTGCTAAGCCATCAAGACCATCTGTTAGGTTAACTGCGTTACTAAATCCGACAATAACGATTGAACCAAATAGAATATACCAGTAACCAAGGTCAAGTATCGGGGCCTTAAGGAAAGGAATGAATACTTCTGTGTTGATAATATTTTGACTCACCATGAGATAAAGCGCTATTCCTGCTGTGATAAACTGCCAAGCAAGCTTACCTTTTGCCGAAACACCTTTTGTGTCTTTCTTTAAAACTTTCAGATAGTCGTCATAAAATCCAAGCAGGAAATATGAAAATGTTACGCCTAAAGTAATTTGCAGTGGCATCGAAAAAAAGTTCCCACAAATTAATGTCGTCACAAAAATTGAACCAAGCATGAATACACCGCCCATAGTCGGAGTACCCTTTTTCTTAAAGTGCGACTCTGGCCCGTCATCACGGATGATCTGACCAAACTGCTTTCTCTTCATAAAGTTGATAAAGAATTTTCCCCAGATAATCGACAACACCGTCGCAACTAGAAAGGCAACAACCGTTCTAAAAGTGATGTACCTAAAAAGGTTGAACATATGGTGGTGTGGGTAAAGTAAGTGGTAAAGCATCGGGACGCACCTTTTAAGTTTAAGAGTTTGAAATAATATTAATCTACTTTCATCAGCGTTTCTAGTTCTAATGAACGACTGGCCTTAATGAAAATGAATTTATATTTCTTCTTAATTTGAATCCATTCATCTCTGAACTCTTCTTTTGTTAAATAATTACTAGTGGGATTTGGATAACCTTCTTTATAAAACTCGCGGTATCTTCCAATGAAAGTCACGTTCTTAATTCCCAACTCTTTTACATGAGCTGCAATTTCTTTATGCATCGGAGCTGCGTGGTCTCCAAGTTCATTCATGTCGCCCAAAACAAAATAACAATCATCGAGAGAAACATTTTTGTTTTTCATGATCGTCACAAATGAATCCAGAGACACTCTCATCGAGCTTGGATTAGCATTATAAGCATCTAGGAAAATATTGTTTTCCCATTGAGATCTGTTCATTGATGGCTGTTGATAACTTGAGGCTGCTTCTTCAACTTTTTTAATCTTTTTCGGGAAGAGCTTCATCGCCAGGATGGCCGTTCCAGCTAAGTTTTTCAGGTTATGGTGCTCAAATATATTTTTATTGTTTATCAACACTGGAGTCTTACCCATGTTGAAAACTATTTCGCCGTTACTGATAGCTACTTTTACATCGCCATTTTTCTCACCGTAAGTCGTAAGACCTGGCGTTTTTTTCAATTTACTTAAGTAAACATCATCTCCGTTCACTACGAACATGCCTTTACCTTTAGAGTTTTTCACAACGCTATCGTAAAGAGTCCCTTTTTCCTTAAAGATGTTCTCCATACTTTTTAGGAATTCGATATGAGCTGCTCCAACATTGGTAATCATTCCATGTTGAGGTTTCGCGATGTCACACAGAACCTGGATTTCTCCGCTGTGATTCATCCCCATTTCGATAATGGCGACTTTATGTTTTTTATTCAGACGAAAAATCGTTAAAGGAACACCGATATGGTTATTTAAATTTCCTTTAGTCGCCAAAACCTTTCCAGGCAGAAGTTCATTCAAAAGGAAGTAGATCATTTCTTTATGAGTCGTTTTACCGTTTGACCCAGTAACCCCAATGACAATTCTCTCTTTATCCGCTTTTTTCCAGCCTTCCATGTGAAGTGTGGCCAGCTCTTGAATAAACAAGAGTGTATCAGTGACGGTAATAAAAATAGTCTTTGGATATAAAACAGAAAGAGATTCGCACAGTGCCGCTCTCTCATCTGTATGAGTGATCACGATCACTTTTGCATCTAGATTTAAAACGCCTTCAATGTAGTTGAAAGCATCAAAATTCTCACCAACTAAAGCGACAAAAGTTTCTCCGGCCTTAAAAGACCTTGAATCAGTGTTCACTTTTAGTTCAAACTCTTTTTTCTTATGATCGATCATACTATTGATCGTCTTAATTGATTTAAGCTTAGTAAGTAGTTTAGATGAAACCATAAATGTTATCCGTTTTTAAAATTTTGAACGATATTGAAATCACTAAAAGCGTGTTTCACACCTTTTATTTCCTGATACTCTTCGTGCCCCTTACCGGCAATCAGGACGATCTCTTTCTTTCTTTTCGAGTCTAGAGCGTAAATAATAGCTTTTTTTCTATCGATCACTGCTTCGTAACCTTTGCTGATTCCGTTGATGACATCCATAACAATATCTTCCGGTGCTTCATCTCTCGGGTTATCTGATGTGACGATAATTTTATCTGCAAAACTTGCAACCGCTTTACCCATCAATGGACGTTTTGTTTTGTCACGGTTTCCACCACAGCCAAAAACAACAGTTAATGAATATCCGGGGAATGCTTCTTTAATGGCCTTTCCAATATTTAAAAGTGCATCTGGTGTATGAGCGTAATCAATAATGGCCATCGAATCATTATCCAGTTCGATCACTGAAAAACGTCCCAATGGTGTTTTGATATTTTCTAATTTGATTGAAGATATATTATCGCTGCCCCATAGATCTTCGTTTAACTGCAATGCCAGCTCTACGTTACTTTGATTATATGGCGAGTGATAAAATAGAGGCTTTTCTTTATACTTTCTTTCTTCCAGAGTCTTAGCGATTTTTACCTTAGCACTTGGATGATTTTTTAAAATGTTCTTATAAAGATCTTTTTCAAAGAATGGCACTAGAAGAGATTTCCCTGGTTTTAGGTATTTCTTTTCAAGAATCATCTTAGCTTCAAAATACTCTTCCATTGAATTGTGATAATCCAGGTGATCCTGAGAAAAACTTGTCCAAGCTCCACCGTCTAACATAAGGCCATGAAGTCTATCTTGAACTAAAGAGTGCGAGCTCACTTCAATGAAACATACTTCGTATTTACTCTGATATTGAGAGATTAATTTTCGAAACTCTACAAAAGATGGTGTTGTTGATTCTAGGTCATCAATTAGCGTTCCTGCGGCATCATGAACACCGATTGTTCCAATAGAAATCGCCGGATGGCCAAGCATTGTGCTGATTTCCATCGCCAGGTTTACCGTTGTCGTTTTTCCGTTTGTTCCTGTTACACCAATGATTTTCATCGTGCCTTTATCAGGGAACATCATATCCAGTAGTCTTTTTTGAACAGCGAGGAACTTTTCAGCTGAAATAAAAATGCAATTTTCATTCTTAATGAATGCTTCTGCACCATGATTTAAAATAACGAGTCCCGGGTTTCTCCCCGTGATTCTCTTATTAAAATCATCAATGGATTTTCCATTGTTATAAACTTTGTAGAAAACAATATCTTCTGGTTTTGCCGTCTGAAGATTTGTCGTGATATTTGTAATATCCGTTCCAAACGAAGTAATAATATTTCTTGAAGCGATATCAGAATTAATTAAATCCAGTAGTGCTTTTTTGTTCATAATTCTATTCGTATGTTGGAGGTGTATATTCCAGTTTAACAACCGTATCTTCTGTCACAGGTGTTCCAGCGGCCGGAAATTGTGATGAAACAACTCCCATTCCTTTATGTAACATTTGAAGATTTAACTTAGTCCCAATATTTGAAGTCGTGATTTTATCCAGTCCCATCATGTTGGGAACAATTCCTGGAGTCAGTGATCTAGTCGATGACTCTTTCACTTGAACGATATCAATATTAGTTTTTACTTTTTTCAGATCGTAATCGTTGTCTTCATGTTCAGCAAGTCGGCTGATATCTTTGTTTTTATAAAGAATATACTCGGCAAGATTCTTAAACACAGGACCCGCGACAGCTCCTCCGTAATACCCACCAGTTTTTGGATTATCAATATAAACAACGATAACAAAACGGTTATCAACGTTTACCGGATAACCAACAAACCCTGCCACATAACCTTTGTATCCACCATTTCTATCAACTCTTTGAGCTGTTGCTGTTTTACCTGCAATTTGAAAGTGAGGGATTTGAGCTGCTTTACCTGTTCCTTTTTCAACTGCGGCCGTTAAAGCTTTCGTTAAATCATCAGTCGTTTTCTTAGAAAAAACTGTGTGTCTTTTTTGTAATTGGTTTTCATTTTCCGGCTCAAGCTCAGAAACGGTTACAACATTCGGGTCGCGCTTAATCAGTGTCGGACGAATATAAGTTCCACCGTTAGCGATAGCCGCGTAGGCCGCAAGCATCTGCACGCCTGTTACCGCAATTCCTTGTCCAAAACTAATGTTACTTAATGATAGAGGTGTAACGTTATCAGCTTCAGTGAAAATCCCGCGAGACTCTCCCGGAACTTCAATCCCAGTTTTATTTCCGAAGTTTAATTCTTTAATCGTTTGTTTAAAGCGAGGGAATTTTAAGTCAAAAGCAATTTTTGTTGTTCCAACGTTTGATGAAAAACGAAGAATATCTGCAACTGAAATCCATTCAAACTTCTCGTGAGTTTCAGCTTCTTTAATCCAGTGATTATCAACTCGCATTCTTCCTTGTTCAGCATAATAAGTTGATTCAAGTTTTGCGACTTTATTTTCTAGAGCTGATCCAACAGTGAAAGCTTTGAAAGTTGACCCCGGTTCAAACGGTTCAATGGCAAAACTTAACTTTCGATCTTCCGGGTTTGATCCTCTAACATCGTTTGGATCGAAACTAGGGTAGTTGGCAATTGCCAGAATTTCTCCCGTACTTGCATCAATAACACCGACTCCACCTTTATCAGCATTGTGTTTTAGCACAGCTTCTTTCAGGTATTTTTCGGCCATACTTTGAATATCTTTATCAATTGTAAGGTTGATGTCTTTTGCTTGGGCAGTCACACTTTGATGACTTTCAAATTTAATCGGACGACCTTTATTGTCGATCGTGTACTTAAGAGTTACCGGATTTCCTTTTAACTCTTTATCGAACATATACTCAAGGCCTGAAAGTCCTTTGTTATCTAACCCAACAAAGCCGATAACCTGAGACAGAAGTTCATGGTTCGGGTAAACGCGCTCAGGAGTTCCTTCGATGAAGATTCCTCTTAACTCTTTTACTTCTTCAACCTGATCTTTTGTCAGACGAAGCTTTCTCCCAAGCCAAGTAAAACGTTTTCTCTTTTTAATAGTAGAAACCATTTCTTTATATGAAAGCTCTGGGATAATTTTTGAAAGTTTTTTATAGATGTCGAGCTTGTAGTCAGCAGTTTTAGGAATGGCAAAGATGCTGTAGGTTTGAACGTTTAGAGCTAGAGGGTGTCCCATACGGTCGTAGATATTTCCACGTTTAGGATAAACGGTTACTTCTCTTAAAAACTGTGAATTTGCTCTGACAATAAGGTCGCTTGAATCAATCAATTGAACCTTAAAAGCTTTTCCTAAAACGAGAAGGAAAAACAAACAAAAACATGTGAAGACGAAAATAATTCTGTTTTTTTCTACTCTATTCATACCTTAATTTTCCAATTCCTATGGAATGACAATTATTTGGTCTTGTGTTGGCTGATCTAAGTGATGGGCCATTGCAAGCTTTCTTAACTTGTCTGCAGAAAGCATTCTTGCTTTCTTTGCTTTTAATTCTTTATTGTCCATGATGACTTTTTCGATTTCGCGATTTGTTTTTGAAATGGTGTAATCCATCTCAACATTTTTCATACGAAATAATACGAATAATATTGCGAGTGTCGTGAATGAAAGGAAAATAGGGAAGCCTTGTGAGCTAAAAATAATTTCTTTTATTTTTTTACCCAACTGAATTTTTTCAGAAGATTTTTTCGAGGCCATAATCACTCCTTGATTAAAATGCCATAAATCAGTACTTATATTTGTTCTTGTCTTTTTTTACTTCAATTCTTTCTAATATTCTTAGTTTAGCACTTCTTGACCTAGAATTGTGGGAAATTTCTTCTTCAGTTGGCAAAATCGGTTTTTTTGTTAAAACCTCAACCGGAAGCTCGGTTAATGCCATGCTATCCCTGAAAACATTTTTCACAATTCGATCTTCCAGAGAGTGAAAACTGATAATCGCAATTCGCCCATTCATTTTTAACAGAGGTATTAGTTGAGTAATTGTGTTGGATAAAACTTCAAGCTCGCGGTTTACTTCAAGTCTTAGCGCTTGAAATACCCGAGTAGAGGGGTTGGTTTTTCCATATCTATGTTCTTTTGGATAACAATGGAAAACTATATTTTCTAATTCTTTGGTCGTCTCGATTGATTTAACTTTTCTTTCTTCAACGATCTTCATCGCGATCTTTCTCGCGTTTTTTTCTTCGCCATACTCTTCGAAAATTCTTTTTAAATCTTTTTCATCATATGTGTTTACGATTTCAGCTGCTGTTAAAAATTCATCAGACTCATGATTCATTCTCATGTCTAACGGCCCGTCGAAACGAAATGAAAATCCTCTGGTTGCTTCATCAAAGTGATGAGATGAAACACCAAGGTCTAATAAAATTCCTTGAAAGCCACCTGCTTCAAAAACTTCAGGTGAGTGCTCGCGGATCATTTCTGCAAAGTGCACAAAGTTGGTATTAATAAGTTTAATACGTCCAAGCATGCCTTCACTTTCAATTCTCGCGTTTCCATTCTTTAGTGCATCCGGATCCTGATCAGTTGACCTGACATTGAATAGGGGATTTCTATAAAGAAATTCAAACGAGTGTCCACCACCACCAAAGGTTAAATCAGCATAATATGATTTAACATCAGTGGGAGCTTTCTCAGTTAATGTATCGATACATTCTTTCTTAAGTACCGTGTAGTGGCTTCCGTAACTCATTAGCGTAACAACACTTCAAGAATGTGTGTTTGTTCTTGAGATAATTTTTCAGGTTTCGACATAACGGCAAATGTATTTTCTTTTTTAACTTTGAATGGGTTCTTAGTTAGTTTTGGAATAAGCAGTTTTAAAACAGCGTGAGCTGAAGCATTGTTAGCTGCCATAACTTTCATAATCTCTTCAAGTGTACAGTGCTCTTCTTTCCAGCAATCATAATCAGTCACCATTGCGATTGTTGCATAGGCAATTCCAGCTTCTTTAGCAAGGTAGGCTTCTGGAACGTTTGTCATTCCGATTACACTTGCACCAAAACCTCTGTAAATATTTGATTCAGCTCTTGAAGAAAATTGTGGGCCTTCGATACAAATGTACGATCCACTTGCTCCGTGCTTAACACCAGCTTCCTTACATGTCTCTACCAACATTTTATGAAGATCTAAGTCAACTGGATTAGCAGTCGAAACGTGTCCAACAATTCCATTTCCAAAGAAAGTTCTTTCGCGCTTTCCTTTCGTCCAATCAATAAATTGATCAGGAATTACAAAACTCGCTGGAGGGAATTCTTCTTTAAGAGATCCAACAGCAGATACTGAAATAATATACTCAACACCAAGTTCTTTAAGAGCGAAAATATTCGCTTGGTAATTTACTTCTGATGGAGTGAAAGAGTGAGTCTTACCGTGACGAGGTATAAAGTAAAAAGAGTTACCATTTAAATTAGCTTCAATAATTTCCGAGCTTGGCGATCCGTATGGCGTTGTGACTTTGTGTTCTTTAGTAACTTCAATGCCTTCAATCTTATATACGCCGCTTCCACCAATGATCCCGATCTTAATTCCACTCATATGTACCTCTATCGTTTGACTATTAAAAAATTAATATGAGATGATCTTACACTGATAATTCCCTCGAGGAAATGCTAAATCAATGAACGCTATTAACGTCTTTTCAAAAAACTTTTCTCAATACCGCTCGCGCATTCAAAAGCGTAAAGATGTGCTGAGCTACGCCAAGCACACTAGTGCTGAAGAGATCGTGTTCAATTTACAAAAGCTTATCAAGCTTAAGGGCAAAAAAGACGTTCTTAAGACTGTCCTTTCAATCACTAATTCAAGCATCTGGTTAAGCCGTTCAGCTTTTACTGTTTTAAAGTCTTATTTCGATGTGAGCTCAATCGACGATCTCGACCTGCACACTGAAAAGGCCCAGGACATTATCGCTAACGTGATTAACAAAAGAACAGTCGATGCCACTGATCAGGAAATCTTCAAGACGGTCTATCATGAACTTGCTCATAGCCACTTAGTAGACGATTACAAAACATCTCTAAGAATGCCTCAAGTAAACGTGACTATCGTTTTAGTTTCTGGTGTCTTCAATGAAATCTTTTCTACACCTGCTTTTAAAAGAGGTGCTGAAACCCTTCTTGATAAATACAACATCAAACATATCGCACCGACAGTTGATGGAAAAAAAGGCGCACGTGAAAACTCACTGGCCCTGAAAAAACAAATCGAAGAGTATATGGAAATCAACCCGGATGAACGTCTGTGGTTTTTCTGCTTTTCAAAAGGTGGAATCGATACACTTCATTATTTAAGATCAAAAGGTGAGAAACTCTCACCAAATATTGTTGGTTTCTCTTTCATCGCCACTCCTATCATGGGAAGCGATCATATCAACAGTCGCTTGCTAAAAATCGCAAATGCTATTGGTAAAGTTCCTGAAGCTGTCTCTAAAAAAATGTTAGGAAAAGAAATAGATTTGATTGCTAGTGAACTTCAAAAATCACTGAACAAAAATTTCAGAGAAAGCTGGTTTAAAAGAAATCATAAACTCCTTCCTTCAAAACCTTTTTATACGGCCATTGCTTTTGAATCCAAATGGCAAGATAGTCATGTGTGGATGATGCTTACAAAAGCATTGTTTAGAAGCCAAAAATCGAATGATGGTATTGTTGATGTAGAAAATGCTCAGTTTCCTTTTTACTTCAAAGGATTCAACCTGGGAGTCCTTGAAGGGCATCACCTGGTGGGAAGCAGGTCGAGCTTTTATGATCAGGAAGCTTTAATGCAAGCTCACCTGATATTCCTCGACTATAAAAAATTACTCTAATCCACCTTTCAAATTCATCAGTACCAGCTTAGAAATCATCTTCAACGTATCAAACACTCCAGTTCCTTTCATCGCCACAGCTTCATACTCAGGAACGCCCCACTTATTTAAGGCATCGTGAAGATCTTTTACACTTGTAGCATTCGGAAGGTCGCGTTTGTTCCATTGCATGACTAGTGGAATTTTTGTGATGTCATAACCCTGATCAACAAGGTTTTTTTCAAGTGATTTAAGAGATTCAAGGTTAGCTTCCATACGCTCAACTTGTGAGTCAGCAACGAAGACAACGCCGTCCACGCCTCTTAGGATTAGTTTTCTTGAAGCTTCATAGAAGACTTGTCCTGGAACCGTGTAAAGGTGGAAACGGGTTTTAAAACCGCGGATTTCACCCAGGTCTAATGGAAGAAAATCAAAAAAGAGTGTGCGTTCATTTTCAGTGTTAAGTGAAATAATATTTCCCTTATTATCACCACTGGTTTTTTGATACACGTATTGAATGTTAGTCGTTTTCCCTCCGAGCCCTGGCCCGTAGTAGACGATCTTACAGTTAACTTCTTTGTTTACATAATTTACAAAAGACATGGCACTACCTTAATTTTTTATAAACGCAAATAATCGGTCCATTTCAGCATCGGAAATGTCGGCGAATAAGTAGTCGTTTTTATCAAATACATTATTTGTTAATTCTTGCTTAGCTTTGTGATCCTTCAATTCTTGATTTAAGAATTCCGCAAAGCTTGATGCCATCTCTCTCATTTTATTTTTAATAAAACCTGGATTCACTTCATCGTGATAAATCAGACCAAGATACAGCTCATCTATTTCTGTAGAAATAGGTACGATATAGATACCTTGAGAAGAGGTATCGAAACTTAATCGATATCCTTCTTTTGCTTCTTCTTTCGGGATGAATTCAGACAATGCTTTTGAGGCCTGCCATACACCACTTAAAAGAGCACCGATCGATGACTTTGAAAGTGAGTTCGCTAAATTGCTATTGTGATATAAAACCACACCATCAGATCTGATCATGAAAAAAGAGAAGCGGTTAATCTTCTCATCAATTTCGCATGACTCGAAAAAGGCCTGAACATATTTAGGAATTTTGCTCGAGTTATTAATCATCTTTATCCAATTATAAATGTCTGCGGTTTTCTAGCGCCTTAGTGATGGTAAGCGAGTCAACAAACTCCAAACTTCCTCCCATTGGAATTCCAAATCCAATGCGGTCTACACTAATCGATGCCGGCAGCATTTGTTTAATATAAGAACATGTTGCGTCTCCTTCAACCGAAGGATTCACTGCTAAAATAAGTTCTTCGATCTCTTCTTCACGAACTCGATCGATTAATCTATCCAGCTTAAGTTCATCAGGTCCAATTCCCATCAGTGGATTTAAGACACCAAATAGGATGTGGAATTTGCCTCTAAAGTTTCCACTGCGCTCGATGGCCAAACAGTCTGTGACTGATTCAACAATACAAAGAGTTTTAGAAGAGCTGCGGTTGTAGTCCATGCAAATCTTGCACAGTCTATCGTCACAGAACATTCCACACTTTTCACAGTGATTAAGATCCGCTAATCCTTTAATAGATTCTGCAAACGCAATCAGGTCTTCTTTATTCCATTTAGTCATAATGAGAGACTGACGAAGCGCCGTTTTCTCACCAACACCTGGAAGGCGAGAAAACTGCTTTACGGTCTTTAATAATTTTTCTGGCAATTCCATAGACTAGAACATTCCTGGGATGTTGATTCCACCAGTGATCTTCGACATTGCACCAGAAACCATATCTTGTGATTC
Coding sequences within it:
- the mtnP gene encoding S-methyl-5'-thioadenosine phosphorylase, producing MSGIKIGIIGGSGVYKIEGIEVTKEHKVTTPYGSPSSEIIEANLNGNSFYFIPRHGKTHSFTPSEVNYQANIFALKELGVEYIISVSAVGSLKEEFPPASFVIPDQFIDWTKGKRERTFFGNGIVGHVSTANPVDLDLHKMLVETCKEAGVKHGASGSYICIEGPQFSSRAESNIYRGFGASVIGMTNVPEAYLAKEAGIAYATIAMVTDYDCWKEEHCTLEEIMKVMAANNASAHAVLKLLIPKLTKNPFKVKKENTFAVMSKPEKLSQEQTHILEVLLR
- a CDS encoding GTP-binding protein, whose product is MSFVNYVNKEVNCKIVYYGPGLGGKTTNIQYVYQKTSGDNKGNIISLNTENERTLFFDFLPLDLGEIRGFKTRFHLYTVPGQVFYEASRKLILRGVDGVVFVADSQVERMEANLESLKSLEKNLVDQGYDITKIPLVMQWNKRDLPNATSVKDLHDALNKWGVPEYEAVAMKGTGVFDTLKMISKLVLMNLKGGLE
- a CDS encoding roadblock/LC7 domain-containing protein — encoded protein: MINNSSKIPKYVQAFFESCEIDEKINRFSFFMIRSDGVVLYHNSNLANSLSKSSIGALLSGVWQASKALSEFIPKEEAKEGYRLSFDTSSQGIYIVPISTEIDELYLGLIYHDEVNPGFIKNKMREMASSFAEFLNQELKDHKAKQELTNNVFDKNDYLFADISDAEMDRLFAFIKN
- the recR gene encoding recombination mediator RecR, with product MELPEKLLKTVKQFSRLPGVGEKTALRQSLIMTKWNKEDLIAFAESIKGLADLNHCEKCGMFCDDRLCKICMDYNRSSSKTLCIVESVTDCLAIERSGNFRGKFHILFGVLNPLMGIGPDELKLDRLIDRVREEEIEELILAVNPSVEGDATCSYIKQMLPASISVDRIGFGIPMGGSLEFVDSLTITKALENRRHL